In Equus quagga isolate Etosha38 chromosome 14, UCLA_HA_Equagga_1.0, whole genome shotgun sequence, one DNA window encodes the following:
- the BTG4 gene encoding protein BTG4, whose protein sequence is MRDEIATTVFFVTRLVKKHDRLSKQQIEAFAEKLITILFETYRSHWHSDCPSKGQAFRCIRINNNQNKDPILERACAESNVDFSHLGLPKEMTIWVDPFEVCCRYGEKNHPFTIASFKGRWEEQELSQQISDAVSRATLDSSPGSSSDEEGCNQEPQIIPKVNNPKSIYQVENLKRPFQSWFQIPRKNNMVDGRMGLLENAYHVLHKNPKGHRAAAIHRVDRYHWVNTHR, encoded by the exons ATGAGGGATGAAATTGCAACAACAGTTTTCTTTGTCACAAGACTGGTGAAAAAGCATGACAGACTGAGTAAACAGCAAATAGAAGCCTTTGCAGAAAAGCTGATCACAATCTTGTTTGAAACATACAGAAGTCACTGGCACTCTGATTGCCCTTCTAAAGGGCAAGCCTTCAG atgtatCAGGAtaaacaataatcaaaacaaagatCCCATTCTGGAAAGGGCTTGTGCTGAAAGCAATGTGGATTTTTCTCACCTGGGACTCCCAAAGGAGATGACCATATGGGTAGATCCCTTTGAAGTGTGTTGCAG GTATGGTGAGAAAAATCATCCATTTACAATTGCTTCTTTTAAAGGCAGGTGGGAGGAACAGGAACTCTCCCAACAAATCAGTGATGCTGTTAGTAGGGCCACGTTGGACTCCTCCCCGGGCAGCTCCTCCGATGAAGAAGGTTGTAACCAAGAACCTCAGATAATTCCTAaagtcaacaatccaaagagtATTTATCAG gttgAGAATTTGAAACGACCCTTTCAATCTTGGTTCCAAATCCCCCGCAAAAATAATATGGTGGATGGCCGTATGGGCCTCCTAGAAAATGCTTATCATGTGTTGCATAAGAACCCTAAGGGTCATAGGGCTGCTGCCATACACCGGGTGGACAGGTACCACTGGGTCAACACGCACCGATAA